One part of the Parasphingorhabdus sp. SCSIO 66989 genome encodes these proteins:
- a CDS encoding pyridoxine 5'-phosphate synthase, producing the protein MANPLRLGVNIDHVATIRNARGGDHPDPVRAAEIVSRVGGDGITAHLREDRRHIRDGDLQRIMDATDLPLNLEMAATDEMLEIALRHEPHAACIVPEKREERTTEGGLDAAGQHNHLAPIVSRLSEAGIRVSLFIEPDPRQIEAAIQLKAPVVEFHTGRYAHHMLDGEDALATEELRRISDAAALAAKNGIEPHAGHGLTFDNVQPIAAIPQIAELNIGHYLVSEAIFIGLEESIRRMRALMDEAR; encoded by the coding sequence ATGGCTAACCCCCTCCGTCTCGGCGTAAATATCGACCATGTCGCCACCATCCGCAATGCGCGCGGTGGAGATCATCCCGATCCGGTGCGCGCGGCGGAAATCGTTTCGCGTGTCGGCGGTGACGGCATTACCGCGCATTTGCGTGAGGACCGCCGCCATATCCGCGATGGTGATTTGCAGCGGATCATGGACGCCACCGACCTGCCGCTCAATCTGGAGATGGCGGCCACCGACGAGATGCTGGAAATCGCGCTGCGCCATGAGCCGCATGCCGCCTGTATAGTCCCGGAAAAGCGCGAGGAGCGGACCACCGAAGGCGGTCTGGATGCTGCCGGACAGCATAACCACCTCGCTCCGATAGTCTCGCGTCTAAGCGAGGCGGGCATCCGGGTCAGCCTGTTTATCGAACCTGATCCACGCCAGATTGAGGCGGCCATCCAGCTCAAGGCCCCGGTGGTCGAGTTTCATACCGGGCGTTATGCACATCATATGCTTGATGGTGAAGATGCGCTGGCAACCGAAGAATTGCGCCGCATCAGCGATGCCGCCGCGCTGGCCGCGAAAAACGGCATTGAACCCCATGCCGGCCATGGCCTGACCTTTGACAATGTCCAGCCTATCGCCGCCATTCCCCAGATCGCCGAGCTCAATATCGGCCATTATCTGGTCAGCGAGGCGATATTTATCGGCCTTGAAGAAAGCATCCGCCGCATGCGCGCTTTGATGGACGAAGCGCGGTGA
- the pyrE gene encoding orotate phosphoribosyltransferase, whose translation MTEEEILAEFRASKALLEGHFLLSSGRHSAHYLQCARVLMDPMRAGRLATAMVAKIPRELRNAIDVVVSPAMGGVIIGHEAGRALDKVAMFLERPEGTFHLRRGFALEPGQKVLMVEDVVTTGQSSREAMKAIAEEGGETIAAASLVDRSGGEVSFDVPFFPLIGFNFPSYAEDELPAELAEIEAIKPGSRKN comes from the coding sequence ATGACCGAAGAGGAAATTCTGGCCGAGTTTCGTGCCAGCAAAGCATTGCTGGAAGGCCATTTTCTTCTCTCATCAGGGCGGCACAGCGCACATTATCTGCAATGCGCGCGCGTTTTGATGGACCCGATGCGCGCCGGAAGACTTGCCACCGCAATGGTTGCAAAAATTCCGCGCGAGCTTCGCAATGCGATTGATGTGGTGGTGTCCCCGGCCATGGGCGGCGTGATTATCGGCCATGAAGCCGGGCGCGCGCTGGACAAAGTGGCGATGTTTCTCGAACGCCCGGAAGGCACCTTCCATCTACGCCGCGGCTTTGCGCTGGAGCCGGGACAAAAGGTGCTGATGGTCGAGGATGTAGTGACCACCGGCCAATCCTCACGCGAGGCGATGAAAGCGATTGCCGAAGAAGGCGGCGAAACCATTGCAGCGGCCTCTCTGGTGGATCGTTCGGGCGGCGAAGTCAGCTTTGACGTGCCGTTCTTCCCGCTGATCGGCTTCAACTTCCCCAGCTATGCCGAGGATGAATTGCCTGCCGAACTGGCAGAAATTGAAGCGATCAAGCCGGGTAGCCGGAAGAATTAA